From Ictidomys tridecemlineatus isolate mIctTri1 chromosome 2, mIctTri1.hap1, whole genome shotgun sequence, the proteins below share one genomic window:
- the Tmprss9 gene encoding transmembrane protease serine 9 isoform X4, producing the protein MEPAADLQLVPGAAEDARARDSAGCRAAIAAVAATSLLAVALGALLALLSTRDVQVEHSAELRGIRYASSLLQEDSDYYRTLTAALQALFVSSFRETELEAVCTGCTVLSYRDGNASVLVRFRLHFLRALWPPGLDLEEELLRRGLRASLRGRGVPLAAYGTILSAELTGSRGGPGTATERDLKSGHCPGSSFSCQNQQCVDTVNPECDDRVDCADGSDEAHCDCGLQPGWRSAGRIVGGLEAVPGEVPWQASLREDKEHFCGATVIGARWLVSAAHCFNEFQDPSQWVAFTGTTHLSGLEASAVRSRVVRIAKHPSYNPDTADFDVAVLELARALPLGRYIQPACLPAPTHVFPPGRKCLISGWGYLKEDFLVKPEVLQKATVELLDQALCAGLYGPSLTDRMVCAGYLDGKVDSCQGDSGGPLVCEEPSGRFFLAGIVSWGIGCAEAGRPGVYARVTRLRDWILQATSTASKPPAPVVASVPTAPSTAWLTSPESPPVDTPAKPTQATSPAPLDSLLAPKPQECGARPAMEKPTRIVGGLGAASGEVPWQVSLKEGPRHFCGATVVGDRWLLSAAHCFNHTKAERVQAHLGTASLLGVGGSPVKLGLRRVALHPRYNPGILDFDVAVLELASPLVFNKYIQPVCLPLAIQKFPVGRKCVISGWGNTQEGNATKPDTLQKASVGIIDQKACSVLYNFSLTDRMLCAGFLEGKVDSCQGDSGGPLACEEAPGVTTSRPTTPGASIRATVQPADMTVSVTSSTARGKTLPPDTPESTTRSQLPGCGLSPARALARIVGGSAAGRGEWPWQVSLWLRRREHRCGAVLVAERWLLSAAHCFDVYGDPKQWAAFLGTPFLSGAEGQLERVARIYKHPFYNRYTLDYDVALLELAGPVRRSHLVRPICLPEPAPRPSEGTHCVITGWGSVREGGSMARQLQKAAVRLLSEQTCRRFYPVQISSRMLCAGFPQGGVDSCSGDAGGPLACREPSGRWVLTGVTSWGYGCGRPHFPGVYTRVAAVRGWIGQNIEE; encoded by the exons ATGGAGCCTGCGGCTGACTTGCAGCTAGTGCCCGGGGCAGCGGAGGACGCGCGGGCTCGGGACTCCGCGGGCTGCCGAGCCGCGATCGCCGCGGTGGCGGCCACCAGCCTGCTTGCTGTCGCCCTGGGAGCCCTCCTGG CCCTCCTGTCCACGCGGGACGTCCAGGTGGAGCACAGCGCGGAGCTGCGGGGCATCCGCTACGCCAGCTCCCTGCTGCAGGAGGACTCCGACTACTACCGCACGCTCACGGCCGCGCTGCAGGCCCTG TTCGTGAGCAGCTTCCGGGAGACGGAGCTGGAGGCCGTCTGCACGGGCTGCACGGTGCTCAGCTACCG GGACGGGAACGCCAGCGTCCTGGTGCGCTTCCGGCTGCACTTCCTGCGCGCGCTCTGGCCACCCGGCCTGGACCTGGAGGAGGAGCTGCTCCGGCGCGGCCTGCGGGCCAGCCTGCGGGGACGCGGGGTCCCCCTGGCCGCCTACGGCACCATCCTGTCGGCGGAGCTCACGG GCAGCCGCGGGGGACCGGGGACGGCCACGGAAAGAGACTTAAAGTCAG GCCACTGCCCGGGGAGCTCCTTCTCCTGCCAGAACCAGCAGTGTGTGGACACGGTGAACCCCGAGTGTGACGACAGGGTGGACTGCGCAGACGGGTCCGACGAGGCGCACTGCG ACTGCGGGCTGCAGCCGGGCTGGAGGTCAGCGGGCAGGATCGTGGGCGGCCTGGAGGCCGTCCCTGGGGAGGTCCCCTGGCAGGCCAGCCTGCGCGAGGACAAGGAGCATTTCTGCGGAGCCACCGTCATCGGGGCCAGGTGGCTGGTGTCTGCCGCCCACTGCTTCAACGA GTTCCAGGACCCGTCCCAGTGGGTGGCCTTCACGGGCACCACCCACCTCAGTGGCTTGGAGGCCAGCGCCGTGCGCTCCCGGGTGGTCCGGATCGCCAAGCACCCCTCCTACAACCCGGACACGGCCGACTTCGACGTCGCCGTGCTGGAGCTGGCCCGGGCCCTGCCCCTGGGCAGGTACATCCAGCCCGCGTGCCTCCCGGCCCCCACCCACGTCTTCCCGCCAGGCAGGAAGTGTCTCATCTCGGGCTGGGGCTACCTCAAGGAGGACTTCC TGGTCAAGCCAGAGGTGCTGCAGAAAGCCACCGTGGAGCTGCTGGACCAGGCCCTGTGTGCTGGCCTGTACGGCCCCTCGCTCACCGACAGGATGGTGTGTGCCGGCTACCTGGACGGGAAGGTGGACTCCTGTCAG GGTGACTCGGGAGGGCCCCTGGTCTGCGAGGAGCCCTCCGGCAGGTTCTTCCTGGCCGGCATCGTGAGCTGGGGCATCGGCTGTGCAGAAGCAGGGCGTCCCGGGGTCTACGCCCGGGTCACACGGCTGCGGGACTGGATCCTGCAGGCGACCTCCACCGCCAGCAAGCCACCAGCCCCGGTCGTGGCTTCTGTCCCCACCGCCCCCAGCACCGCCTGGCTGACCAGCCCTGAGAGCCCCCCGGTTGACACTCCCGCCAAGCCCACGCAGGCCACCAGCCCTGCACCCCTGGACTCTCTGCTGGCTCCTAAACCACAAG AGTGCGGGGCCCGGCCTGCGATGGAGAAGCCCACCCGAATTGTGGGTGGGCTTGGGGCTGCGTCTGGGGAGGTGCCCTGGCAGGTCAGCCTCAAGGAAGGTCCAAGGCACTTCTGCGGAGCCACCGTGGTGGGTGACCGCTGGCTGCTGTCAGCTGCCCACTGCTTCAACCA CACCAAGGCCGAGCGCGTGCAGGCCCACCTGGGCACCGCATCACTCCTGGGCGTGGGCGGGAGCCCCGTGAAGCTTGGGCTGCGCAGGGTGGCACTGCATCCCCGGTACAACCCTGGCATCCTGGACTTCGACGTGGCGGTGCTGGAGCTGGCCAGCCCCCTGGTCTTCAACAAGTACATCCAGCCTGTCTGCCTCCCCCTGGCCATCCAGAAATTCCCTGTGGGCCGCAAGTGCGTGATCTCAGGCTGGGGTAACACGCAGGAAGGAAACG CCACCAAGCCCGACACCCTGCAGAAGGCCTCCGTGGGCATCATCGACCAGAAGGCCTGCAGCGTGCTGTACAACTTCTCCCTCACCGACCGCATGCTCTGTGCAGGCTTTCTGGAGGGCAAAGTCGACTCCTGCCAG GGCGACTCCGGGGGACCCCTGGCCTGCGAGGAGGCCCCAG GGGTCACCACCAGCAGACCCACCACCCCCGGGGCCAGCATCAGGGCCACTGTCCAGCCTGCCGACATGACGGTGTCCGTCACAAGCTCAACTGCCAGGGGAAAGACACTGCCTCCAGACACCCCCGAGTCCACCACGCGCTCCCAGCTGCCAG GTTGTGGCCTGTCTCCTGCCAGAGCACTGGCCAGGATTGTGGGTGGCAGTGCCGCAGGTCGAGGTGAGTGGCCGTGGCAGGTGAGCCTGTGGCTGCGGCGCAGGGAGCACCGCTGTGGAGCCGTGCTGGTGGCAGAGAGGTGGCTGCTGTCGGCTGCACACTGCTTTGACGT CTATGGGGACCCCAAGCAGTGGGCAGCCTTCTTGGGCACGCCATTCCTGAGCGGCGCCGAGGGGCAGCTGGAGCGCGTGGCGCGCATCTACAAGCACCCCTTCTACAACCGCTACACGCTCGACTACGACGTGGCGCTGCTCGAGCTGGCAGGGCCGGTGCGCCGCAGCCACCTGGTGCGGCCTATCTGCCTGCCAGAGCCCGCACCGCGGCCCTCCGAGGGCACGCACTGCGTCATCACCGGCTGGGGCTCCGTGCGCGAGGGAG GCTCCATGGCGCGGCAGCTGCAGAAGGCGGCTGTGCGCCTCCTCAGCGAGCAGACTTGCCGCCGCTTCTACCCGGTGCAGATCAGCAGCCGCATGCTATGCGCTGGGTTCCCGCAGGGCGGAGTGGACAGCTGCTCG GGTGATGCTGGGGGACCCCTGGCCTGCAGGGAGCCCTCTGGCCGATGGGTGCTAACTGGGGTCACCAGCTGGGGCTACGGCTGCGGTCGACCTCATTTCCCAGGTGTCTACACTCGGGTGGCTGCTGTGAGAGGCTGGATAGGACAAAACATCGAGGAGTGA